The following are encoded together in the Salvelinus alpinus chromosome 29, SLU_Salpinus.1, whole genome shotgun sequence genome:
- the mrpl24 gene encoding large ribosomal subunit protein uL24m, producing the protein MRLTAILSMAAKAAFPKDYRYGTSRPWTIAAKRLNPPGKKRRKVFIEPIAYEDWSVFKGDTVEILSGKDKGKQGKVAQVFRHRNWVILDGLNTHFRYIGKTAGYRGTYIASEAPLLIRDISLVDPTDRKPTEVEWRFTEEGEKVRVSLRTGRIVPKPVFQRRDGIVPQQWKDCPKDTSPEDTLEKTYTPSLKTLEEEVMEKLGIEEPRRNRKTYWY; encoded by the exons ATGCGATTAACAGCCATACTGTCGATGGCCGCTAAGGCTGCCTTCCCTAAAGACTACCGCTACGGCACAAGTCGGCCATGGACCATAGCTGCCAAGAGATTGAACCCACCAGGCAAGAAGAGAAGAAAGGTGTTCATTGAGCCCATAGCTTATGAGGACTGGTCTGTTTTCAAAGGGGACACA GTTGAGATTCTCTCTGGGAAAGACAAAGGAAAGCAGGGAAAAGTGGCCCAGGTCTTCAGACACAGAAACTGGGTCATCCTGGACGGGCTGAACACG CATTTCAGGTACATTGGGAAAACTGCAGGTTACCGGGGGACCTATATTGCCAGCGAGGCTCCCCTTCTAATCCGAGACATCTCACTTGTCGACCCTACTGACAG GAAACCCACTGAGGTGGAGTGGAGGTTcacagaggagggggagaaggtgcGCGTCTCCCTCAGGACGGGCCGCATTGTCCCCAAACCAGTGTTCCAGCGCAGAGACGGTATCGTACCGCAGCAGTGGAAGG ACTGCCCTAAGGACACCAGTCCGGAGGACACCCTGGAGAAGACTTACACGCCCTCCCTCAAGActctggaggaggaggtgatggaGAAACTGGGCATCGAGGAACCCAGGAGGAACCGGAAGACCTACTGGTACTGA